The Carnobacterium sp. 17-4 genome has a window encoding:
- a CDS encoding LacI family DNA-binding transcriptional regulator: MTTLNDVAKKANVSKMTVSRVINHPEQVTDELKELVFEAMEELNYRPNVAAKALVNNRTQIIKLFILEEMDTTEPYYMHLLTGIARELDNRHYSLQLVTKNNFDIGACDGYIICGMRESDYNWISGATKPVVLFGENRHGYDFVDSNNKEGIAKATQYGVDLGYENIIFIGMDVKEPFEYSRESGYIVTLQKNKRLPEIHRFENRSRYAAEFIRENWEKFKPSTLFICSSDRLAIGIQRGIINMGGSIPADFGIIGYDGVFLDQIAFPQLTTVKQPVIQMGEACAKMVLNKIEQKNAPQGELFFTPELIIRGTTTQQQPFSKC, encoded by the coding sequence ATGACTACACTTAATGATGTTGCGAAAAAAGCGAATGTATCAAAAATGACAGTATCCAGAGTGATCAACCATCCCGAACAAGTGACTGACGAATTAAAAGAACTTGTTTTTGAAGCAATGGAAGAACTTAATTACCGTCCAAATGTTGCAGCAAAAGCATTGGTCAATAACCGTACACAAATCATAAAATTGTTTATCCTTGAAGAAATGGACACAACAGAACCGTATTACATGCATTTGTTAACCGGTATTGCACGAGAATTAGATAATCGTCATTACTCTTTACAATTGGTTACTAAAAATAATTTTGATATAGGTGCGTGTGATGGATACATTATTTGCGGCATGCGTGAGAGTGATTACAATTGGATAAGCGGTGCTACAAAACCCGTCGTTTTATTTGGTGAAAATCGACATGGTTATGATTTTGTTGATTCGAACAATAAAGAAGGAATTGCGAAAGCAACACAATATGGCGTTGATTTAGGGTATGAGAACATTATTTTTATTGGGATGGATGTAAAAGAACCCTTTGAATATTCACGTGAGAGTGGATACATAGTTACGCTTCAAAAAAATAAACGCCTACCAGAAATTCATCGTTTTGAAAATCGTTCGCGTTATGCTGCAGAGTTTATTAGAGAAAACTGGGAGAAATTCAAACCCAGTACGCTCTTTATTTGCAGCTCAGATCGTTTAGCCATTGGGATCCAAAGAGGAATTATCAATATGGGTGGAAGTATACCTGCTGATTTTGGCATTATTGGATATGATGGCGTTTTTTTAGATCAGATTGCTTTCCCACAATTGACTACAGTCAAACAACCTGTTATTCAAATGGGAGAAGCTTGCGCTAAAATGGTGTTAAATAAGATTGAACAAAAAAATGCACCTCAAGGAGAACTTTTTTTTACTCCGGAATTAATTATTAGAGGAACAACTACACAACAACAACCCTTTTCAAAATGTTGA